A section of the Pseudovibrio sp. M1P-2-3 genome encodes:
- a CDS encoding mechanosensitive ion channel domain-containing protein: MRFFLSFAFYIFLTLSMGGMAHSQEAKPAETAQSPEVATEALVKILENPQERAKLIEFLKTSAEKSGAKPVGSSLLEEEQTIAALISSQFNLFTGNLIKLGWQVWVGLSGYESLAEGQPSFKQGQFLAGFQKIAGVLVSAYLVFFLVRKGVRGLSRRFERRVREQGWTQRLVFLLFSSGMDFIAVALGTLAGYIAALAMVEGIAIRTMSVVEEYSLNAFVFIEMMRILLNFAFAPSKSKFRIFPFSDFEATYWVRHLMVVVMLLGYGIGLLKPVVDHQWNASLAGSVGVTVALITLIYFLSIIWVSRKRVRRAIRQYITQQTSPGMLANILTSLSFFWGVLAAAYGITVFVVWVSKPETAIFFIGRASLYTVIVLLGAVFCALAASQATNKGISFGENMQEKLPSLEGRLNYFLPFLLTLFRIAVVILTVFAILEIWGASHIWSWFWKGGGSTFNSRISSAFMVLLVGLFLWVVAMSWVDLQLVDREGYRVTARKVTLYNLFRNAFTIVFIVIFSLLALSELGIEIGPLIAGAGVIGLAVSFGAQKLVQDVITGAFIQIENAMNEGDVVTVSGITGTVERLTIRSVRLRDLSGVSHTIPFSSVDTVSNAMKEFSYFVCVMSVSYDTEVSKAKQAMQEAFDRLMNTSFAEGIVDVFEMHGVTTFAASSVDIRARIKTLPGQQWAVGRAYNEIVKQVFDEQSIEIPFPQVTYHQAKDSSAPLPPQLPKRSWKNDLDEGGAEA, encoded by the coding sequence ATGCGTTTTTTTCTGAGTTTCGCATTTTACATATTTCTGACCCTTTCCATGGGGGGGATGGCTCATTCGCAGGAGGCCAAGCCGGCTGAAACAGCTCAAAGCCCAGAGGTGGCAACCGAGGCTCTGGTTAAAATTCTGGAGAACCCGCAGGAGCGGGCGAAACTCATAGAGTTTTTGAAAACGAGCGCCGAAAAAAGCGGTGCGAAACCGGTTGGTTCCTCTCTTCTGGAAGAAGAACAAACCATCGCCGCTTTGATCTCATCCCAGTTCAATCTTTTCACGGGCAACCTTATAAAACTGGGGTGGCAGGTTTGGGTCGGGTTGTCCGGCTATGAAAGTTTGGCGGAAGGCCAGCCGAGCTTTAAACAGGGGCAGTTTCTGGCGGGTTTTCAGAAAATTGCTGGTGTGCTTGTTTCCGCTTATCTGGTCTTTTTTCTGGTTCGAAAGGGGGTGCGCGGGCTGTCCAGACGCTTCGAACGGCGTGTGCGGGAGCAGGGGTGGACCCAGCGGCTGGTATTTTTGCTGTTTAGCTCGGGCATGGATTTTATCGCGGTTGCGCTTGGTACGCTTGCTGGGTACATCGCCGCACTGGCTATGGTGGAAGGTATTGCCATTCGCACAATGTCTGTGGTGGAGGAGTATTCCCTCAATGCCTTTGTGTTCATTGAGATGATGCGTATTTTGCTGAATTTCGCTTTTGCCCCCAGCAAGTCCAAGTTTCGTATTTTCCCGTTCTCAGATTTTGAGGCAACCTATTGGGTCCGACATCTGATGGTGGTTGTGATGCTGCTAGGCTATGGAATTGGCTTGTTAAAGCCCGTTGTAGACCATCAGTGGAACGCCAGCCTTGCGGGCAGTGTCGGGGTAACGGTTGCTCTGATTACTCTTATTTATTTCCTGAGCATCATCTGGGTGTCGCGCAAGCGGGTGCGCAGGGCAATCCGGCAGTATATTACCCAGCAAACTTCGCCGGGAATGCTTGCCAATATCCTCACCAGCCTCAGCTTCTTTTGGGGAGTGCTGGCTGCAGCCTATGGAATTACGGTGTTTGTTGTGTGGGTGAGTAAGCCGGAAACTGCGATCTTCTTTATTGGGCGGGCAAGTTTGTATACGGTGATTGTGCTGCTGGGGGCGGTTTTCTGCGCGCTTGCAGCTTCTCAAGCCACGAATAAAGGCATCTCCTTCGGGGAGAATATGCAGGAGAAGTTACCCTCTCTGGAAGGGCGCTTGAATTACTTTCTTCCCTTTTTACTGACCCTCTTTCGTATTGCCGTTGTTATTTTGACGGTGTTTGCCATTCTCGAGATCTGGGGTGCTTCCCACATATGGAGCTGGTTCTGGAAGGGGGGAGGCAGTACGTTCAACAGCCGGATCTCCTCTGCCTTTATGGTCTTGCTGGTGGGGCTGTTTCTCTGGGTGGTGGCTATGTCCTGGGTGGACCTTCAACTGGTGGACCGGGAGGGGTACCGGGTGACCGCGCGCAAGGTGACGCTGTACAACCTGTTCCGCAATGCCTTTACCATTGTGTTTATCGTTATCTTCTCACTGCTGGCCCTGTCTGAGCTGGGAATTGAAATTGGTCCGCTGATTGCCGGTGCGGGGGTTATTGGTCTTGCAGTCTCCTTCGGGGCGCAAAAGCTGGTGCAGGATGTGATAACGGGGGCGTTTATTCAGATAGAGAACGCTATGAACGAAGGTGATGTGGTTACGGTGAGCGGTATCACTGGAACCGTGGAGCGGTTGACCATTCGCAGTGTCCGTCTGCGTGACCTTTCGGGGGTCAGCCATACCATTCCGTTCTCATCGGTGGATACGGTCTCCAACGCCATGAAGGAGTTCTCTTACTTCGTGTGTGTCATGAGTGTGAGTTACGACACTGAAGTGAGTAAAGCGAAACAAGCCATGCAGGAGGCTTTTGACCGCTTGATGAATACGTCGTTTGCCGAAGGAATTGTGGATGTCTTCGAAATGCATGGGGTAACCACGTTTGCGGCCTCATCGGTGGATATTCGTGCCCGCATAAAAACCCTGCCGGGGCAGCAGTGGGCTGTTGGGCGGGCGTACAATGAAATTGTGAAGCAGGTGTTTGATGAGCAGTCCATTGAAATTCCGTTCCCGCAGGTGACCTACCATCAGGCCAAAGATAGCAGTGCGCCTCTTCCCCCGCAGCTTCCAAAAAGATCATGGAAGAATGATCTGGATGAGGGCGGGGCGGAAGCTTAG
- a CDS encoding cytochrome-c peroxidase → MKALFAIPAVMLASVSFAEAGPLLEEARSYFEPLPSTIPSVQGHRITPEKIELGKALFFDPRLSASGVFSCNSCHNIATGGDDNMEVSIGHGWQKGPRNSPTAFNAVFNEAQFWDGRASDLKEQAKGPIQASVEMANTPENTVATLKSMPQYVKWFEEAFPEETTPVTFDNVAKAIEAFEATLITPAPFDAYLNGDEEALSPLQQKGLQAFMDNGCAACHSGVNVGGHGYYPFGLIERPGADVLPLDDKGRFAVTKTADDEYVFRAAPLRNVALTAPYFHSGKVWDLKVAIQIMAESQLGVSLEEDESEAILAFLESLNGQVPDVTIPILPASTATTPRPIDQILPLTQ, encoded by the coding sequence ATGAAAGCTCTATTTGCCATTCCAGCCGTCATGCTCGCCAGTGTATCGTTTGCCGAAGCTGGCCCGTTATTGGAGGAAGCCCGCTCTTATTTCGAGCCTCTTCCCTCAACTATTCCAAGCGTGCAGGGGCACCGCATTACCCCAGAGAAAATAGAACTGGGCAAAGCTCTGTTCTTTGACCCCCGTCTGTCTGCCTCAGGTGTATTCAGCTGCAATTCCTGCCACAACATCGCAACGGGCGGTGATGATAATATGGAGGTCTCCATCGGCCACGGCTGGCAAAAGGGACCGCGCAATTCGCCAACGGCTTTCAATGCCGTCTTCAACGAAGCCCAATTCTGGGACGGGCGCGCCAGTGACCTGAAGGAGCAGGCCAAAGGTCCTATTCAGGCGAGTGTGGAAATGGCCAACACCCCTGAAAATACAGTGGCAACTCTGAAAAGCATGCCTCAGTATGTTAAATGGTTCGAAGAAGCTTTCCCCGAAGAGACGACACCCGTCACTTTTGATAATGTTGCCAAGGCCATTGAAGCTTTCGAGGCAACCTTAATCACGCCCGCCCCGTTTGATGCCTATTTGAATGGAGACGAGGAGGCCTTGTCCCCGCTGCAACAAAAAGGTCTTCAAGCCTTCATGGATAACGGCTGCGCTGCGTGTCACAGCGGAGTGAATGTGGGTGGTCACGGCTATTATCCGTTTGGCTTGATCGAACGTCCGGGCGCCGACGTCTTGCCTCTGGATGACAAGGGCCGCTTTGCCGTTACAAAAACTGCAGATGATGAGTACGTTTTCAGAGCGGCTCCCCTGCGCAATGTGGCGCTCACTGCTCCGTACTTCCATTCCGGTAAAGTCTGGGATTTGAAAGTCGCCATCCAGATCATGGCGGAGTCCCAACTGGGTGTGAGCTTGGAGGAGGACGAAAGCGAAGCTATTCTCGCCTTCTTGGAATCCTTGAACGGGCAGGTTCCTGACGTCACAATCCCAATACTCCCGGCCTCCACCGCCACAACCCCGCGGCCCATCGACCAGATACTGCCGCTCACACAATAA
- the glpD gene encoding glycerol-3-phosphate dehydrogenase: MEKCYDLFVIGGGINGCGIARDAVGRGASVFLAEKNDFASATSSASTKLIHGGLRYLEYYEFRLVREALIEREVLLNAAPHIAWPLRFIFPHHKELRPAWLIRLGLFLYDHLGGRKLLPGTTSVKLDEGRYNESLKPLFKKGFEYSDCWVDDARLVILNARDAAARGADIRRDCEVTKVEKDGKRWKVTVRDTLSHVEETIFSRAVVNAAGPWVADILNTALGRSDTSKVRLVKGSHIIVPKLYNHDRCFIFQNKDGRIVFSIPYQDEFTLIGTTDVDYDSDPGDVAISGEEVQYLCDAVSEYFETRVIPEDVVHTYSGVRPLYDDGASEAKAATRDYVLEFEGGNGDAGLLNIFGGKITTYRRLAESALEKLTDFLPAGEKKWTAGASLPGGDFGPLEFDRKLRDFMVSYPFLDNKHSKRMLRAYGLDAWKVLGNAKSHGDLGEQFGGDLYAAEVDWLVQNEWARTAEDILWRRSKLGLHLAKEAQDKLSTYLEQLRIAA, translated from the coding sequence ATGGAAAAGTGCTACGACCTGTTTGTTATCGGGGGTGGTATTAACGGGTGTGGTATCGCGAGGGACGCAGTCGGACGCGGTGCTTCGGTTTTTCTAGCTGAAAAGAATGATTTTGCCAGCGCCACATCCTCGGCCTCAACCAAGCTTATCCACGGCGGTTTGCGTTATCTGGAATACTATGAATTCCGCCTTGTACGCGAAGCCTTGATCGAGCGTGAGGTTCTACTCAACGCGGCGCCGCACATTGCATGGCCGTTGCGTTTCATTTTCCCTCACCATAAAGAACTGCGCCCTGCATGGCTTATTCGCCTTGGCCTGTTTCTCTATGACCACCTTGGCGGCCGCAAGCTTCTGCCGGGCACTACTTCCGTCAAGCTGGATGAAGGCCGCTACAACGAGTCTTTGAAGCCACTGTTCAAAAAAGGCTTTGAGTACTCAGATTGCTGGGTGGATGATGCGCGCCTCGTTATTCTCAATGCGCGTGATGCTGCAGCACGGGGCGCAGATATTCGCCGCGATTGTGAAGTCACCAAAGTCGAAAAAGATGGTAAACGCTGGAAAGTCACCGTTCGCGATACTTTGAGCCATGTTGAAGAGACTATTTTCTCTCGCGCAGTTGTTAATGCTGCGGGTCCTTGGGTGGCAGACATATTGAACACGGCGCTGGGCCGCAGTGACACCTCCAAAGTGCGCCTTGTTAAAGGCAGCCACATCATTGTTCCAAAGCTATATAATCACGATCGTTGCTTCATCTTCCAGAACAAAGATGGTCGTATCGTCTTCTCGATTCCCTATCAGGACGAATTTACGCTTATTGGTACAACGGATGTGGATTACGACAGTGATCCAGGTGACGTTGCCATCAGTGGTGAAGAAGTTCAGTACCTGTGTGATGCCGTAAGCGAATATTTCGAAACTCGTGTCATACCCGAGGATGTGGTTCATACCTATTCAGGTGTTCGCCCGCTTTATGACGATGGCGCAAGCGAAGCAAAAGCTGCCACCCGCGACTACGTCTTGGAGTTTGAAGGCGGAAATGGTGATGCCGGCCTCTTGAACATCTTTGGCGGCAAAATCACGACCTACCGCCGTCTAGCTGAATCTGCCCTTGAAAAGCTCACGGACTTCCTTCCGGCCGGTGAGAAAAAGTGGACAGCTGGCGCGTCTCTTCCCGGCGGTGATTTTGGCCCATTGGAGTTTGACCGCAAACTACGTGACTTCATGGTTTCCTATCCGTTTTTGGATAACAAACACAGCAAACGCATGCTGCGTGCCTATGGTCTGGATGCCTGGAAGGTTCTTGGAAATGCCAAAAGTCATGGCGATCTTGGAGAGCAGTTCGGTGGCGACCTTTATGCTGCGGAAGTAGACTGGCTGGTTCAAAACGAGTGGGCTCGCACTGCCGAGGACATTTTGTGGCGTCGCAGCAAGCTGGGTCTGCACCTTGCCAAAGAAGCTCAAGATAAGCTAAGCACCTACCTCGAACAATTGCGCATTGCCGCTTAA
- the glpK gene encoding glycerol kinase GlpK yields the protein MSGWILAIDQGTTSTRAIIFNDAFEIVGVGQKEFDQHFPHQGWVEHNPEDLWETTVETCREALNAAQISAKDIAAVGITNQRETTVVWDRTTGKPVYNAIVWQDRRTANFCAGLKARGLEETFTKKTGLLLDPYFSGTKVSWILDNVEGAREKAEAGNLLFGTVDSWLIWRFTGGASHVTDATNASRSLIFNIEENCWDSELLEILNIPQSMLPQVKDCADEFGTIPADLFGAELPILGVAGDQQAATIGQACFKPGMIKSTYGTGCFALLNTGQSLVRSQNRLLTTIAYRLNGETTYALEGSIFVAGASIQWLRDQLKIIDNSAQSEEKAQLADLESEVYVVPAFVGLGAPYWDPDARGAIFGLTRSTGQNEISKATLESIGYQTFDLIEAKEADTDGIFAHGTVLRVDGGMTASNWAMQFLSDTLNAPVDRPVVQETTALGAAWLAGMKAGVWPDMEEFSNRWQLDQRFEPKMAEEERTRKLAGWKDAVRRTRTNA from the coding sequence ATGAGCGGTTGGATTCTGGCCATTGATCAGGGCACAACATCAACACGGGCAATTATCTTCAATGATGCCTTTGAGATTGTCGGGGTTGGTCAAAAAGAGTTTGACCAACACTTTCCCCATCAAGGCTGGGTAGAGCATAACCCTGAAGACCTGTGGGAGACCACAGTTGAAACCTGCCGCGAGGCGCTGAACGCGGCGCAGATTTCCGCCAAAGACATTGCAGCTGTTGGCATCACCAACCAACGGGAAACCACCGTTGTATGGGATAGAACCACCGGCAAACCCGTTTATAACGCTATTGTCTGGCAAGACCGGCGCACTGCCAATTTCTGCGCAGGGCTAAAAGCGCGCGGGCTGGAAGAAACCTTCACCAAGAAAACCGGCCTGCTGCTTGATCCTTATTTCTCCGGCACCAAGGTTTCCTGGATTTTGGATAATGTTGAAGGCGCGCGCGAAAAGGCCGAGGCTGGTAACCTTCTGTTCGGTACCGTGGACAGTTGGCTTATCTGGCGCTTTACTGGCGGCGCGTCCCATGTGACGGATGCTACAAACGCCTCTCGTTCGCTGATCTTCAATATCGAAGAGAACTGCTGGGATAGCGAGCTGCTGGAAATCCTGAATATTCCGCAGAGCATGTTGCCGCAAGTTAAAGACTGCGCTGACGAGTTTGGCACAATTCCGGCTGACCTGTTCGGCGCTGAGCTGCCAATTCTTGGCGTGGCAGGGGACCAGCAGGCGGCGACAATTGGTCAGGCCTGTTTCAAACCGGGTATGATCAAGTCTACCTATGGCACAGGCTGTTTTGCCCTGTTGAATACCGGGCAGTCTTTGGTGCGCTCCCAGAACCGGCTGCTGACCACTATCGCCTACCGCTTGAACGGTGAAACAACTTATGCGCTGGAAGGCTCTATCTTTGTGGCGGGTGCCTCTATCCAGTGGCTTCGTGACCAGTTGAAAATCATCGACAACTCTGCGCAGTCCGAGGAAAAAGCCCAACTGGCTGACCTTGAAAGCGAAGTTTATGTTGTTCCGGCGTTTGTTGGCCTTGGCGCGCCCTATTGGGACCCGGACGCCCGCGGGGCAATTTTCGGGTTGACCCGCTCAACAGGCCAGAATGAGATTTCCAAGGCAACTTTGGAAAGCATCGGCTATCAGACCTTTGATTTGATCGAAGCCAAAGAGGCGGACACGGACGGCATTTTTGCCCATGGAACAGTTCTGCGTGTTGATGGCGGTATGACAGCGTCCAACTGGGCCATGCAGTTCCTCTCCGACACCTTGAATGCACCGGTAGACCGTCCGGTGGTTCAGGAGACCACGGCCCTTGGTGCTGCGTGGCTGGCAGGAATGAAAGCAGGTGTGTGGCCGGACATGGAAGAATTCTCCAACCGCTGGCAGCTGGACCAGCGCTTCGAGCCAAAAATGGCCGAGGAAGAGCGCACCCGCAAACTGGCCGGCTGGAAAGACGCCGTCCGACGCACCCGCACCAACGCCTAG
- a CDS encoding flagellar export protein FliJ, protein MKKREGLLKLKQFNVEEKSRRVEQIETMLSEFEQMAAELHNQITEEQNRVGIDDVTHFAYPTVARAAAQRRDNILNSAKDLQEQLVKAKGELDDATEELRKVELMDEREQLRERDPNTDHDLTIGEPEKSRIASR, encoded by the coding sequence ATGAAAAAGCGTGAAGGACTTTTAAAGTTAAAGCAGTTCAACGTTGAGGAAAAAAGCAGGCGCGTGGAACAGATTGAAACCATGCTCTCTGAATTCGAGCAGATGGCCGCCGAGTTGCACAACCAGATTACCGAGGAACAAAATCGGGTTGGGATCGACGATGTAACGCACTTTGCCTATCCCACAGTTGCAAGGGCCGCAGCCCAGCGCCGTGATAACATTCTTAACTCCGCCAAAGACCTGCAAGAACAACTGGTGAAAGCAAAAGGCGAACTGGACGACGCGACAGAGGAACTGCGTAAAGTCGAGCTTATGGACGAGCGCGAACAGCTGCGCGAGCGTGACCCCAATACAGACCACGACCTGACCATAGGCGAACCTGAAAAAAGCCGCATAGCCAGCCGCTAG
- a CDS encoding GNAT family N-acetyltransferase — translation MTSSKNEAQGLERVTGELVYLADCSASQLFDYNCRNRDHLRPWEPLRNENGPSLEDCEAAIENARKVLENKSGTNFAFLKDGKIIGQANFSGITGFPFRACYMGFSIDAGFQGQGYAREMLKLAIDRMFREHPLNRIMANYMPRNMKSARLLNVLGFRIEGFAYKYLEINGQWEDHFLSSLLSSDWENKS, via the coding sequence ATGACATCAAGCAAAAACGAAGCTCAGGGGTTGGAGCGTGTAACGGGAGAGCTCGTCTATCTGGCTGATTGTTCTGCAAGCCAGTTATTTGACTATAACTGTAGGAACAGGGATCACCTCAGGCCTTGGGAGCCTCTAAGAAATGAAAATGGCCCCAGCTTGGAGGATTGCGAAGCTGCAATCGAAAACGCCCGAAAAGTGCTAGAGAACAAGAGCGGTACAAACTTTGCATTTTTGAAAGATGGGAAAATAATCGGGCAGGCTAATTTTTCAGGGATAACCGGTTTCCCTTTTCGCGCTTGCTATATGGGTTTTTCGATCGATGCCGGGTTTCAAGGGCAAGGTTATGCGCGGGAGATGCTGAAGCTGGCCATAGACAGAATGTTCCGTGAGCATCCACTCAATAGAATTATGGCAAATTACATGCCGCGCAACATGAAATCTGCACGCTTGCTGAACGTATTGGGATTTCGCATTGAGGGGTTTGCCTACAAATATCTGGAAATTAATGGTCAATGGGAAGACCATTTTCTCAGTTCCCTGCTTAGTTCCGACTGGGAAAACAAAAGTTAG